One genomic window of Staphylococcus hsinchuensis includes the following:
- a CDS encoding beta-class phenol-soluble modulin: MEGLFDAIRSTVDAAIKGDGSKLGTSIVDIVTKGAEVASDLISKATGQ, encoded by the coding sequence ATGGAAGGTTTATTCGATGCAATTAGAAGCACTGTAGATGCTGCAATCAAAGGTGACGGTTCTAAATTAGGAACTAGCATTGTAGACATCGTAACAAAAGGTGCAGAAGTAGCTTCAGATTTAATTTCAAAAGCAACTGGTCAATAA